A part of Paenibacillus donghaensis genomic DNA contains:
- a CDS encoding 6-phospho-beta-glucosidase has protein sequence MDQRLKVAVIGGGSSYTPELIEGFILNYATFPVTEIVLVDIEPGFRKLSIVGQLAQRMIAKSGLPIEIKLTLDRRSALVGADFVTTQMRVGMLEARGWDETIPLKYGMIGQETTGPGGMMKALRTIPVLLEVARDMEELCPDAWLLNFTNPAGMVTEAINKHSKIKSIGLCNSPIAAYKWLSSLYEVPAERIYCEFAGLNHLHYISSITIDGEDKLPELLANRDGYSARNVPQYEWNAALLRTLGAIPSYYLKYFYLQRELLAEQQAAAAKGETRAETVQRLEEELFELYQDVNLADKPKQLEQRGGAYYSEAAVRLMNSLYNDTGDIQTLNVANQGILDFLPDDASIEVNCKVLKSGPVPVPVTVVPSAAKGLIHAVKTYEQLAIEAAVSGSRDLALTALAHHPLVQSVQAAEAMLAEMLEQNKAYLPQFFQHVVQ, from the coding sequence ATGGATCAACGATTGAAGGTGGCAGTAATAGGAGGAGGCTCCTCCTATACGCCCGAGCTGATCGAGGGCTTTATTCTGAATTACGCAACATTTCCGGTGACTGAAATCGTGCTGGTAGATATTGAGCCGGGATTCCGCAAGCTGTCCATTGTAGGACAGCTTGCCCAGCGAATGATTGCCAAATCGGGGCTGCCGATCGAAATCAAGCTGACGCTGGACCGTCGTTCGGCGCTTGTGGGCGCAGATTTCGTGACCACCCAGATGCGTGTCGGCATGCTGGAAGCCCGCGGCTGGGATGAGACGATTCCGCTGAAATATGGGATGATCGGCCAGGAGACGACCGGTCCGGGCGGGATGATGAAGGCGCTGCGCACCATTCCCGTGCTGCTGGAGGTGGCCAGGGATATGGAAGAGCTGTGCCCGGATGCCTGGCTGCTCAATTTCACGAACCCGGCAGGTATGGTGACCGAAGCTATCAACAAGCATTCGAAGATCAAATCGATTGGCCTGTGCAATTCACCCATCGCAGCGTACAAGTGGCTGTCATCCTTGTACGAGGTTCCGGCTGAGCGCATCTACTGTGAATTCGCGGGGCTGAACCATCTGCATTACATCAGCAGCATTACCATTGACGGAGAAGACAAACTGCCGGAGCTGCTGGCGAACCGGGATGGCTATTCTGCGCGCAATGTGCCGCAATATGAATGGAATGCCGCTCTGCTGCGCACGCTGGGGGCGATTCCGTCCTACTATCTCAAATACTTCTACCTGCAGCGGGAGCTCCTGGCCGAGCAGCAGGCTGCGGCAGCCAAAGGCGAGACCCGTGCAGAAACTGTTCAGCGCTTGGAAGAGGAGCTGTTCGAGCTCTACCAGGACGTGAACCTGGCCGATAAGCCGAAGCAACTGGAACAGCGCGGCGGGGCGTATTACTCAGAGGCGGCGGTCCGGCTGATGAATTCTCTCTACAATGACACAGGGGATATTCAGACCCTGAATGTGGCGAATCAGGGGATTCTGGACTTTCTGCCGGATGACGCGAGCATTGAGGTGAACTGCAAGGTGCTTAAATCTGGGCCGGTACCTGTCCCGGTAACTGTCGTTCCTTCGGCGGCTAAGGGGTTGATCCATGCTGTCAAAACTTACGAGCAGCTGGCGATCGAAGCGGCAGTCAGTGGCAGCAGAGATCTAGCACTAACCGCGCTGGCGCATCATCCGCTGGTGCAGTCCGTTCAAGCCGCAGAGGCCATGCTTGCGGAAATGCTGGAGCAGAACAAGGCCTATCTGCCGCAGTTCTTTCAGCATGTTGTACAGTAA